From a single Ischnura elegans chromosome 7, ioIscEleg1.1, whole genome shotgun sequence genomic region:
- the LOC124162532 gene encoding muscle LIM protein 1-like isoform X6: protein MPFKPVEHPKCPKCQKSVYAAEERVAGGLKWHKGCFKCGLCNKMLDSTNCTEHEGELFCKNCHARKYGPKGYGFGGGAGCLSMDKGEHLGNTEASSN, encoded by the exons ATGCCTTTCAAGCCAGTGGAACACCCCAAGTGCCCTAAGTGCCAGAAGTCCGTGTATGCGGCGGAAGAACGCGTCGCTGGTGGTCTCAAGTGGCACAAAGGCTGCTTCAAGTGCG GTCTGTGCAACAAGATGCTCGACTCCACCAACTGCACGGAGCACGAGGGTGAGCTGTTCTGCAAGAACTGCCACGCCCGCAAGTACGGACCCAAGGGATACGGCTTCGGCGGAGGTGCTGGCTGCCTCAGCATGGACAAGGGCGAACACCTGGGCAACACTGAGGCCTCCTC CAACTAG